In the Glycine max cultivar Williams 82 chromosome 6, Glycine_max_v4.0, whole genome shotgun sequence genome, tcttcgcaaaggcatttgggagataggtagtTAAAATAGGCTTGCCGACGTGagacatcaggggcaagtaattaatagatgtgggtagaactaaTACCAGTGCATTGGTAATAATGAATATCATATTTACATGCATCGTAGGCCAATTGGGTTTGTCTGGTCTTGGCATCTTTAttaattgtctttcctttttaaaCTATTTGATTTAGTAATAGCACTCTATTCCTACACTTATTCCtgtttttactattttactCTCACTTACAAATTGAGAAGTATTTAATAAGTGCAATAAAATCCTTGCGGACACGATACTCGGACTTTCGAGGTTTACTACTTAAGAgtgatttggtacacttgccaaagtcTCAACAACAACTTGAAGAGagtcttataaaaagaaacaaataaaatgaaaacaactcTTATAATTAGGAACAAAAGTAGTATATGAAGAATACTTTATTGGAAGACTCAAAAGCTCACAAATATAATCTCTACACTTCAAAAGAAATTAGTAAGAAATTAGTCTCGGGCTACTGTTGGAGAATGGAGATATCCTTGATGcacaccaaaaaataaattaagttagaATATTATGTCAAATTTGGAAGACTTAAATATGAAATTGGTCATTATaagttgactttttttttcaagtcttatttatttaaacttatgttttttaatttgtagtcTCTATCATCGGTCAAAGTTACAAAACTTGTTAGCAATGACTCATTGTGCACCATGTGACCAACAAAAATCATCACCAATGCCCCtgtcattgtaaaaaaaaaaaaacattctatcGACGCAACGTAAACAATAGTAGTGTCATGTTTATAGTGACATTGTAtggactaaaaatgaaaatagaaaacttacatgaattaaaaaagatacttacagaaattaaaagtgaaaaaaaaacttatagagatcaaaataaaaaaaaagaactcacacaaacaaaaaatgaaaaaatggactaaaagaaaaaaaagtgacatatttgtagacaaaaataaatatttaagtcttAAATATCACGTATGAtttggaatataaaaaaatgaattaattaaaatatttattcatgacAAAGttcataattgattaaaaatataatgatattgGACCAGGTTGGAACTACCTAAAGAATAACCTAGAACTTGTCCTCAAAATACATTCGATATATTTTCTTACACCTAAATCCATAAAAAGATCCTTGAATTGAACACCTAAATCGGTGAATTGACAtcttataattacattaaagaGATATAAAAAAGTGACTTAACTTGCGTTTTTCACACAAGTCTTAAAAGGAACAATTCaactaacaatatataaaaataattaactcattttgaatgtatttttagttattagGATTAATCTCATGTAAATTCtattaaatagaaaatgagaTGTTTATAAGTTTtagtatttaacaaaaaaagttaaaaaacgtgttttaaaaaatatagtgttgcttagttttatttttttcttttaaaaagttttaggATTATCCTTATAAATTGTTATTGCTAACACCAAACAAGTTGTTTGTCTAAGTAAATCTGACCTGGAATCTTTTAAGCAAGTTAATGGATTCAAtttttcttgataaaaaaaatatatgcttaAAAGAAAAGATCCTAATAACATAAAAACGTTGATGAAAACtgtattttttcaaaacataaatGGTATTGTGAATGATAGGATAACATTAATAATGATTATAATTGAGATGAAGATGCAAAGATGAATTATCTGCTATACTTAGAATTAACATTCCCTCGTACATGTAATCCAAATGTGAAACTCTTCAATGAAGACAAGTGGACTCAAAATGAAGCACATTACTCATAGTCTAATGATCAATATGTGGCatctaattgaattagcaagttaaaatatttgtttgattgcTCAAACATTGCAACACATTAGTAGTAGTATAATAGAAGACAGGTACGTGGTATAATAGTACAGAATGAGGCATCAAGGCAGAGGCTACGACACCTCTCTCTCTGAcatatgaaaatacaaatattGTTGTTAACATCAAAATACAAAGACAAAGGTGCATGCATGCTAATTATAACCATATATTTCATTCTTCACACAAATTTTTCTCGTGCATATTTAACATCGAAAAGTCAGACGCTTTGACCAAGGTGAAGGTGGGAACCGCAATGAAAGGATAAAAATTGACCGATCAAAAGTCAAAATGCAACAAACTTTTATTagtcttttttgtttgttgtagGTTTGGATGATTTCAAGGACTGGCTTGTCTCCAACCTGAGTTGGAATAATGGTATTTCAATGAACATATATACAGGCATTACTAGTAGTCTAAtagtacaaataaaatattgttgttgACATCAATATACAAAGACATTATATATGTGACATATAGTAGGTGGTAATGTCATATGCTTATTATAATCATACATTGCACTCTTAgcactaaaataaatttttcttgtgCATTTAACATCGAAAAGTATGACGGTTTGACCCAGGGGAAGGTGTGAACGTACGGCAATGAAAGGACAAAAAGTAATCTCAAAAGTCAAAATGCATTAATGCAAAACATTACTATcagtctttttttgttttgttgtagtTGCCAGTTGGCTTGGATGATTTCAAGAACTGCCTTGTATCCAACCTGAGATGCAATAATGCTACAATAACAATGAACAAACCAATATCTGGCTTCTAAAACAACAGCAAATTAACAAATGTCTAAATCAAATGCAAATTTTACAAGGCAAGGAATTAATCAGAAATTAAGCAACCAAGCATAATTATTCACGTTAATAATTCCATAACATAAGGTACTATGATCTCTATATAAACCTCCAGATTCATTCATTTCAATGCATAACAATTCACATTTCTCTTTTAACACAATATACCAACTAAGCCTTTTCTTACAAAACTGATCATTGCTGATAATTAAGAAATGGCTTTCACTGGCCAAAAGCAACACATGTTAGCCCTATTCCTTTTCCTTGCAGTTGGGATTTCCCAAGTGATGCCCCGCAAGCTGCATCAAACAGCCTTGCGAGAAAGACATGAAATTGGATGGCAGAATATGGAAAAATGTATAAGGATGCTGCAGAGAAGGAAAAACGTTTCCAGATATTCAAGGACAATGTGGAGTTCATTGAATCATTCAATGCTGCTGGCAACAAACCTTACAAGCTTGGCGTTAATCACCTTGCTGATCTCACACTTGAGGAATTCAAGGATTCACGTAATGGATTGAAGAGGACCTACGAGTTTAGCACAACAACATTTAAGTTAAATGGATTTAAGTATGAAAACGTGACCGATATTCCTGAAGCTATAGACTGGAGGGTAAAAGGAGCTGTGACTCCAATCAAAGACCAAGGTGATCAATGTGGTAAGACAAATAACACCATATAAGTACTTCATTATGCTCCATCTTCTTCATTATTTCCTTCATCTcgttttactttttgtttggataacacaaaaaaatcaattatagcCTAAAAAATCATGGtcatgaaaaaatagaaatcatTATTTACTAGCTCTACCAAGAAAGCATGATTAATTATTTCTCACTATGTATGAAATTTAAGCACACTATTAATTGTCACTTTtcaaatatatgaaattattacTAGGATCATATagttatatattgttttaaaaaaatccaaatttttAATGCCTAAAACCACATTTAAGCTTTACTGTTATTATTTTGCATGTGCCTCAATTTGAAAAGATATATGGGTTAATCAGTTagttttgtttgaaaaattatagGGAGGTTCTGGGCATTTTCAACTATAGCTGCAACTGAGGGTATCCACCAAATAAGTACAGGAAACCTAGTGTCCCTTTCAGAGCAAGAGTTAGTGGATTGTGATAGTGTGGATGATGGATGTGAAGGAGGTTTCATGGAAGATGGGTTTGAATTCATTATTAAAAACGGTGGAATCACTAGTGAGACTAACTACCCGTACAAGGGAGTTGATGGAACTTGTAACACAACCATAGCAGCCTCCCCAGTGGCTCAGATTAAGGGGTATGAGATAGTTCCTTCCTATAGTGAGGAAGCACTCAAGAAAGCTGTGGCCAACCAACCTGTGTCAGTTTCCATTCATGCAACTAATGCAACATTCATGTTTTACTCCAGTGGAATTTACAATGGAGAATGTGGAACTGATCTAGACCATGGTGTTACTGCAGTGGGTTATGGCACAGAAAATGGAACTGACTATTGGATAGTGAAGAATTCATGGGGCACACAATGGGGTGAGAAAGGATACATAAGGATGCATCGAGGTATAGCTGCTAAGCACGGTATATGTGGAATTGCATTGGATTCATCTTATCCAACAGCTTAAAGAGTTCAATTATGCAAATCGTGTTTCATGTTTTCTTTATAGCTTGTAAACGTGCAACAAAGTGAGTTAGAGTAGATGTGTTGCTACTACTACTCACACAATAATACCTACTTAACACTCGTTGCTCTCTATATCTTTTTTTGTCAGTTTAAATACCTTTTTGTCCTTATAAGATGACATTACTAATGTAATTATAGGATGATAatcaaatatttcttatttgaaTGAGATATTTTCTGACATTTCCTCGTACATGTAATCCAAATGTGACTCTTTAATGAAGGACAAAAGTACATTCAAAATACAGCACATTACTAATAGTCTAATGAGACAATATGTGGCatctaattgaattagcaagttaaaatatttgtttgattgcTCAAATCACTGCTACAAAAAACtgttgaagatatacttttgtaactgcataatattttatttttcaatttttaaaataagatttagtaaataagttaatttcctatattttaagagtaagtcagttttaatggattagcctaGTCAATATGTGGTTTCTCttatctttaaggagcaagttagttttaatattctgttttgttaatatcttgttatctaattagtttgtcttttgctatttattgtatcgcCGCTGAGAACAATTcgaattagaatagaataattttatttcctctgcatacgtattgtctctcttctctcctctattttttataatttcctccacaaaaccaacaattggtatcgaGAGCCTTATTCTTACGAGACCTCTACCATGGAAGGTGAAGCAAGTTTTTCccacataactcttccaatctttgatggaGAGAATTATGATCTCTGGGAAGTGAAAATGCAATCCTACATGGAGTCTTTGGATTTATGGGATGCTGTGGAAGaggattatgaaatatatccgctgcctgaaaatcccaccacggcccaaattaaaaatcacaaggaaagaaagatgaagaaggcaaaggcgAGGTCATGTTTGTTCACTGGTGTTTCACAAATGATATTCATCAGAATCATGACTCTTAAATCACCCAAAGCAATTTGGGATTATCTGAAAGAGGAATACGCTGGAGATGATAGAATACGAAGCATGCAAGTGCTAAATTTAAGGAGGGAATTTGAGCTTCAAAGGATGAAAGAGTCAgagacaatcaaagaatactcaAACAAATTGTTGGGTATTGCTAACAAGATAAAGTTGTTAGGAAGTGATTTTACTGATTCGAGAATTGTAGAGAAAATTTTGGTAACGGTGCCGGAGAGGTATGAAGCATCTATAGCTTCATTAGAGAACACAAAGGATCTGTCGAAAATCACATTGGCAGAAGTACTACATGCCCTGCAAGCTCAAGAGCAGCGAAGGTTGATGAGGCAAGATCGTGTTGTCGAAGATGCTTTGCCCGCCAAACATCATGAAGTTGATGAAAGcaaaaaggattttttcaagAAGATTCAACCAGCAAGCAGCGAAAACAGTGCAAACAACCAaggtaaggataaaaagaaaaattatccaccTTGTCAGCATTGTGGCAAAAAAGGTCATGCACCTTTCAGATGTTGGAGGAGACCATATGCAAAATGTAACAAGTGCAACCAGATAGGACATGAAGCGGTGATCTGCACCAACAAAAATCACCATGATGAGGGAGCTCGGATTGCTAATcaagaagaagaggatcaacTGTTTGTGGCCACATGCTTCTTGAGTAGTGAATCAAGTGAAAGTTGGTTGATTGATAGTGGTTGTACGAACCACATGACATATATAAGACTTTATTCAAGGATTTGAAGCCAACTAATGTCTCAAAGGTCAGAATTGGGAATGGTGGCTATATTCctgtaaaaggaaaaggaactgttgcaatttcaacgtgttcaggtatcaaattaatatcagatgttctttatgtacctaacattgaccaaaacttgctaagtgtaggtcagttgattaaaaagggatttaaagtgtcctttgaacatcaacattgctttatctatgacaattttggccgggaagttctaagggttaaaatgaaaggtaaaagctTCTCATTTGATCCAGCAGAGGAGGAGCATACAACCTATTTCACTCAAGTCACACCCATGGAATTCAAGCACAAGAGACTTGATCATTGTCATCTTGAAAGAatgctaaacatgaaaaaaaggaaatatgcaaaagaaaatttgaagaagtttcaaatggaGGAATGCAAATCTGTTAGCACACCAATGAATCAAAAGGTGAAGTTCAACAAGGAGGAAGATGTTGATAACATTGATGAAGGATATTATGGGAGCTTGATTGAATGTCTAATGTACACTTCAACAAGGTCAAACattctattttctaaaaagaacaaaactggaatttttgttgacaatcaaGTAGCCATTGCTATTGCAAACAATCCCGTGTGTCATGGGaagattaaacatttcaacatccaggtttattatttgataaagatgCAACAAAGTAGAGAAGTGAACTTAATTTACTGCAAGTCTAAAGATCAATTGGCTGACATGCTTACAAAATCACTACCTATCAACAAACTTGAACTCAAAGAATTGGAGTTTGCAGTTCCAAaagcaaggaggagtgttgaagatatacttttgtaactgcataatattttatttttcaatttttaaaataggatttagtaaataagttgatttcctatattttaggagtaagtcagttttaatggattagcctagtcaataagtggtttctcttatctttaaggagcaagttagttttaatattttgttttgctaatatcttgttatctaattagttgatcttttgctatttattgtatcgctgctgagaacaattcaaattagaatagaataattttatttcctctgcatacgtattgtctctcttctctcctctgctttttataatttcctccacaaaaccaacaaaaacaCGTTCAACGTCGGTGTTTATCGGAGTTCAACGACGGTGCAAGGCCGTCTTTGAATGAGACGTCGTCGTAGGCCTCCGGCAAGTCTACGACGATCTCCTTCCACCGTTTTAGAAACACACGATTCCTGCGACGGGATGACTGGAGGCCCGTAGTTGTAGGTTTGCCTTCGAAGATGTTGCCGGCATGAGGAACGACGTTGAAAGGTAAGCTTTTAAGGTCGGGTATGGCGGCACCGACGTAGCGTGTAACAACCAATGCTTGAAAGGTAAGGTCTTCTACGTCGTTGCTGCTGAAAGCAATGACGTCGAAAGGAACCTCGTTTCCGGGAGGAACGTCGTTGAATCCATGGCCTCGACGTCGTGTCTGGGAGAGGAATGTCGTGGAATGCTGGCTACTACGCCGTTTCGCCGGAGACCGCCGTTGACTGCATGGGAAGCTACGTTGTTGCTGGGTGTGGGAATTAGGGCTGAGCACGGGTCGATTTGGATCCAAAATAGCTCATCCGACCAAAAACGATCACATCATTCTTCGGCCCAAGTCCGACCGTTGAAGCCTTCGGTTATGTCGGGTCGGTGACATCGGGTAGAACTTCCATGAGTCATGACAGAAGCTCCTCCACTTCTtagtaagaaataaaagagaacaTAAATCTGAtgccatgaaagagaaatgtcgaaacaaagaagaaaaggaatgaTGAGAACGTACAAGGAGAGAAAAAGCCTTTGTTTGGGTTTCGAAAAgctttatgaattaaaaatattatttgaaattggAAAGCTAAAAATTGCAACTTTCAATGTACTTGAGTACACCTATTCCTGTGCTATTTGCTTTTCATCGAAAGCGTAGCGTAGTCTTTTAACTTTATgaattaattgttatataataataaaataataagcaaATGAAAAAACATGAAGATTGTTACTCATCAAAACATACGTCAGGTCAGTTCGACCCGTGCTCAGCactaatttcaaatttctaaCACACCCCTATTGTGAAAAGGCACTAATTTCATATAATGAAGGAGTTTTGTATAAGCAAAAATGCATTCAATTTCTGGCCTAAGCAATTAGATTTACTTATTTATAGAGTATGGATGGCAGATGGCTTCTTCATTGTTAGCTTtgactaaaatttattgtttccaACTGTGTCTAAATCTTCAAGGGTTCAAAGTATAATTCACATGCTTTTCTTTTGCTACCAATGCATATAAATGCTCTAACCAcacattttcattaaaacatatGAAGGGACGGTGTGGCCTATGTATTAAGGTAAATTTCATTTCTTGACATCAGCATTGtaaattgtaaatataattataacgaaaatatattcaaaattttctccttctaaatttaatcataacaaaattaatattaatattaaatttatattttagttatagTTTGTAGTTGTTATGTATTTTACacgtttaataatattaaatttcatttcaaGAAAAagtataacactaaaattttctGCAGTAGTGCAGATCTGTCAATCTATGTTTTATAGCCTGAAATAAGCTCATATTGTGAcacctctacccctcacatatatactaataaggaataaaaaaaattcaaatattaattaaaagtatttttaaaacatttttttaaacaagtctttcaaaggggaaagatgctcacattcactttcttctacatcatattcaaacttgtccaaataaataataaagtattctcgactcaaacaaagtcgtctaagcttcatacaattaatatagaacctatatcctaatgtcacatcctatcaaagcgttgtgttcccgtgtcctctagcatgaggttcttcatagtcatcacctattcatctgctccccgaacaagttcaagatcatcacaggatccaaacacaacaacacacagggagtgagttatcacattcctagctaatagagaaacaagacaattaaatatacatattataaatgagataccacttgcttaaacatagctcacgtaacttcaccacttcgtcattcaaaattcacttttcaatcatcaatcacattacacaagaatctcaCACTTCAATCACGTTACTATGGAAATGTCTTcagaattacacctcccttgtGTTTCACCAAAGAAGATGCAGGTTAGACTCGTCTCAATGTCTCTATTTGTTTAACACTATACATCATGCACTTGTTTCTGTTACTTAGAACTTGTTCATTATTCTGTTGGTTGCAGACTTTGTAGCAGACGCAATGACTTGACCTTGTCTAGAATGTGAAGCTTATAGCCAAGATCCTGGCTTTAATAAAAGTTTATTATATCATAAGAGAAATTGTATTATGTCAGGTAAAATTTACATAGATGCAGACTTTTATAGCTAAACTCGAATCTACTATGATCGTGGGATATGCATGAGCCAGCAAGTCGTTACTACTCTTGCTAAACAAGATATACTTAAacttgaaattttcaaaatctaatAAAGTTACTACTCTTGCTAAACAAGATAATCCTGTCCTAAAATGCACCGCCATGTTACCAAATCACACAAGTGAAACTTCGTACTCTTTTCTTAACTGTCACTCCCCATCCTCTTTCTAAATCCCTATTAATTGACACTTCCTTCGTACTCTCTCACATCCTCTAACACACACTCTTTCCCAAACCCAATTCAACAGCACCCACCACCTGCTCATATCTACTTAAACTGCATAAATTAAGCAACCACATTCATATAGATGAAAAATGCTACACATATCTTGGATGaaaaatgcataaattattGAATGCTAATATACACCAATTAAGATAGATATTAGTATTCATGAAATACTGGCAAGCAAACACCATTAAAAAGAAGATTCCATAAGTAAGCATATATGGCCAATAAACAAAGCATACATTTACGTAAATGTCCTAGAATTTTTCTCAAGGTGAATATTCTGTGGAAAAAATCATAtcattgtgacaccctctaccctcacatatatttaataaaggaatgaaaattcaaatattaattaaaagtatttttaaaacatttttaaatacaagcttttcaaatgggtaaaaggctcacattcactttcttctacatcatattcaaacttgtccaaataaataataaagtcatctcgactcaaagaaagtcatataagtctcatacaattaatatagaacctatatcctaatgtcatatcctatcagagcgtggtgttccgtgtcctctagcatgaggttcttcatagtcatccacctattcatctgctccccgaacacaaagttcaagatcatcacagatccaaacacaaacagcaaacgagagtgagttatcacattgctaactactagagagaaacaacaacatatagtagccaaatacaatttacttagcatatctcacattatttcatcactttgtcattcatcaatcacctttcaatcatcaatcattatacacaggaatcacacactccgatcaagacataataacacatcaatttaataataaacaattagcaagcgtatgcgacagttatgctaagactcaagcctatatgcaatgtggtaccatgtcagtgaaaaaccaccctaggacgcttaggagtacatagcaagacacacacacaatgggtttgtcaggtcactctcactaagtaagatcatagggagaccagtcagggtcacgatgttttgcgagaatgctccaaccatatgggatcagcataggcttaaaggagcactcaaaccgatgaccccaaggcctacactccgaagagtccgtcagggcctctccctcctgattcagtccaacccctaaaatcattttagcacacagacactgctagtgaattatacaatacccacgacctcacactcgtgtcttaaacacgtacaacatattgcgctacaatttaacactggttcctaaataggaacctacactttctctttaacactggttcctaaataggaaacctacactttctccttaacactgcgcatttacacttttctcaagataacactggtcgggttattgtacaattcatagcttacaacacaagtaatttcacatcaagtgttaactacacacttatccacaactaaaactcattcacaatttcacatctcatagtgtcacaatccaccatcacatgttttcacgtatctcacaaattaacacatgttcaactttacacttatactcaatctcaataacaatattataatctcaaagcacatgttattccacaattcatcacatactcacaatttgaattatcatttcatatcctcaatatagcaatttatacaaaagactatcacaacatgagaactaaaacccctcaaataatattacacacttatatcaaaatcataggtcaaaatatataaatatcaagagcacaatttatcaaacaattttcattaggacatcaatattttatttataatcataaaggaaaatttgtaatttaataaacatctcaaaataaaacctcaatttaatcctctaaggatccctacacatgttctcaataaccccaattgtgaataactcatcccttacctttaagcgggctc is a window encoding:
- the LOC100806332 gene encoding LOW QUALITY PROTEIN: zingipain-2 (The sequence of the model RefSeq protein was modified relative to this genomic sequence to represent the inferred CDS: inserted 1 base in 1 codon); translated protein: MAFTGQKQHMLALFLFLAVGISQVMPRKLHQTALRERHEXWMAEYGKMYKDAAEKEKRFQIFKDNVEFIESFNAAGNKPYKLGVNHLADLTLEEFKDSRNGLKRTYEFSTTTFKLNGFKYENVTDIPEAIDWRVKGAVTPIKDQGDQCGRFWAFSTIAATEGIHQISTGNLVSLSEQELVDCDSVDDGCEGGFMEDGFEFIIKNGGITSETNYPYKGVDGTCNTTIAASPVAQIKGYEIVPSYSEEALKKAVANQPVSVSIHATNATFMFYSSGIYNGECGTDLDHGVTAVGYGTENGTDYWIVKNSWGTQWGEKGYIRMHRGIAAKHGICGIALDSSYPTA